The sequence below is a genomic window from Escherichia marmotae.
CAGTAGCCCGGCACCAATTCCCTGGGCAGCGCGCGTCGACAAGCGTGCTGCGAGATCCTGCGACATCCAGTCCATCCCCACTTCGCGCACCAGTTCACTGGCCCCGGCGAAAGCGATATTCAGCAGCACCAGTTTAAACAGACGCAAACGGCTGTAATAACCCAGTTCAATGCCATACAGCGTGGCGATGCGATTAATCAACCGCAGATTGCGCCAGGCAATAAACGCCATATCCACCAGCGCCAGCGGACTGACGGCAATCATCAGCGTAGATTCTGCCGCTGAACGGCTGATTTCGCGGCGCGCCTGCGCATCCAGCACCGGCTGAACCAGATGGGCATACAAACTGACGACTTCGCGATCGTTCTGCGTTTCATGGATCGAGGCATACCAGCGTTGCAGCGCCGGATGCGACTGATCGATCCCCGCCTGCTGCGCCAGCTTTTCACAAAAAACTCGCCCTTTTCCAGTACCGTGGCTATGCAGCAAATCTCGCGCTTCATCACGCTCATGAGCACGCTGGCGCAAGCGCCATAACCGCCGCCACTCCGTCACCACAGAGCCAACGCCAGCACCGATGATCAATGCCCCAGCGGCACAACCGCCCAGCGCCACCCAGTCCTGGGTTTGCCAGGCATTCATCGTCCACTGCACCCCCTGACCAACAACGCTCACGCCAAACAGCGTCAGCCCGCCCATCACCATTTTGCGCCACAGACTGCGTTTCGGGCGTAATGCGGCATCCATCACCGCTTCAACTTGCCCTTCTTCTTCCTGTGCTGCGTCGAGCGTCGCCGGTGCAAAATTTTGCGCCTGACTTTCGTCAAAGGTCTGCTGCGCCCTGAATTTAGGGTTCTGATCGACCTCCAGCGGACCGTCGAAATCAATACGTGGTTTTAACGGTTCGGTCATCGCAATTTATCTCCTATTAAAAATTCCAGCGCGGCATCAAGACGAATATGCGGCAGCGGTTTGTCGACATCCATTACCTGCGGACGAAACGCCTCAAACTGGAAACCTTGCTTATCCCAGAACGCCTGACCGGGCAAACGTGCGGGAACTTCGCCAGGATAAACAGTGAGCGGTGCGCCATCGCTCAATCGATTGCCGCGCAGCGCCGGAATTTTCTCACCGTTAACGTCGATAATGCCGCTGGTGGTCGCCTGAACTGAGGCCAGCCCCAGACAATCCATGCTGATCCCTTCAAACGCCGCATTTTGCCAGGCGTCCTGAATCAGTTGTTGCAGTAATGAAACCATATTGGCGTGCTGATCGATGGTCACATGGTCCGCTTTCGTCGCAGCAAACAGTAATTTGTCGATAACCGGCGAGAACAAGCGCCGGAACAGCGTGCGCTGCCCATAATGAAAACTCTGCATCAGTTGCGTCAGCGCCAGGCGCATATCGTTAAAAGCCTGCGGACCACTGTTGAGCGGTTGCAGGCAATCCACCAGTACAATCTGGCGGTCGAAGCGCAGAAAGTGATTCTTATAGAAACCTTTCACCACTTTCTCGCAGTAATAGTTATACCGCTCACGCAGCATCCCGGCGTTGGTGTGTTTATCGGCCTGTGCCAGTTTGGACTCACCCCAGGCGTCAACATCCGGCCACGGGAAGAACTGCAACGCAGGCGCTCCCGCCATATCGCTAGGCAAGACAAAGCGACCAGGCTGGATAAAGTGCAGCCCCTGCTGCTTGCAATGGTGGAGATAATCGGTCCACGCGGCGGCAATATCCGCAAGACGATTTTCGTCGGCAGGAGCTAACGGGTCCAGCCCTTCGCACATCATCCGCCATTTTGCCGACCACTCGCCACGCTGACCATTAAGCAAGCCCGTCATCTGCCGCGACCAGCTTAAATAATCCTGTGCCAGCATTGGCAAATCGAGTAGCCACTCGCCGGGATAATCAACAATCTCCAGATACAACGTGGAGGTGTCCTTGAAATGACGCAGCAGCGAATCATTCGATTTATAACGCAATGCCAGGCGGATTTCGCTGACGCCGCGCGTTGGCGTCGGCCAGGCCGGAGGATCGCCATATAATTGCGCCAGACCTTCATCATAGGTGAAGCGCGGAATGCCAAAGTCACGCTGGGGAATGCGTTTTACGCCCAGCAGACGATCTTCACGCACCGCACTTAATAGCGGCAAACGTGCTCCGGCATGAATATTGAGCAACTGATTAACCATCGCGGTGATAAACGCTGTTTTCCCACTGCGGCTAAGACCGGTTACGGCCAGTCGCAAGTGCCTGTCGACACCACGATTCACCAGCGCATTAAGTTCATTTTTGAGTCGCTTCATTGCTGTCCTGTGCCAGAAAGCTGTAGAAAGGATGAGATGCTGGAGGTAATAATGTGGGTTAATTTTGATTTATCAAATAAATAAGCGGTGTTATTTACACCGCTCAATGAGTAATTCTTTTAACCTTTGACCTTCGGCATCTCAATATCTTTAAGACCACCGGCGTTTTCAACGTGGGTGTACCCCATTTCGCTGAGGATTTCTTTTGCCTGTCCGGACTGACGCCCTGCGTTGCAATACACTTTAACGGTGTCGTTTTTATCCGGAACGGCGGTGGCAATACGCTCTTTCACTTCCTTCAGGGGAATATTGATGGCTCCCTGAACGTGCTCTTGCTGATACTGTTCTGGAATACGAACATCGATCCAGTGTTCAGCGGCAAAAACAGGCAGTGAAAACGCCAGCGTCAGCGCTA
It includes:
- a CDS encoding YcjF family protein, translating into MTEPLKPRIDFDGPLEVDQNPKFRAQQTFDESQAQNFAPATLDAAQEEEGQVEAVMDAALRPKRSLWRKMVMGGLTLFGVSVVGQGVQWTMNAWQTQDWVALGGCAAGALIIGAGVGSVVTEWRRLWRLRQRAHERDEARDLLHSHGTGKGRVFCEKLAQQAGIDQSHPALQRWYASIHETQNDREVVSLYAHLVQPVLDAQARREISRSAAESTLMIAVSPLALVDMAFIAWRNLRLINRIATLYGIELGYYSRLRLFKLVLLNIAFAGASELVREVGMDWMSQDLAARLSTRAAQGIGAGLLTARLGIKAMELCRPLPWIDDDKPRLGDFRRQLIGQVKETLQKGKTPSEK
- the pspE gene encoding thiosulfate sulfurtransferase PspE, producing the protein MFKKWLLALTLAFSLPVFAAEHWIDVRIPEQYQQEHVQGAINIPLKEVKERIATAVPDKNDTVKVYCNAGRQSGQAKEILSEMGYTHVENAGGLKDIEMPKVKG
- a CDS encoding YcjX family protein produces the protein MKRLKNELNALVNRGVDRHLRLAVTGLSRSGKTAFITAMVNQLLNIHAGARLPLLSAVREDRLLGVKRIPQRDFGIPRFTYDEGLAQLYGDPPAWPTPTRGVSEIRLALRYKSNDSLLRHFKDTSTLYLEIVDYPGEWLLDLPMLAQDYLSWSRQMTGLLNGQRGEWSAKWRMMCEGLDPLAPADENRLADIAAAWTDYLHHCKQQGLHFIQPGRFVLPSDMAGAPALQFFPWPDVDAWGESKLAQADKHTNAGMLRERYNYYCEKVVKGFYKNHFLRFDRQIVLVDCLQPLNSGPQAFNDMRLALTQLMQSFHYGQRTLFRRLFSPVIDKLLFAATKADHVTIDQHANMVSLLQQLIQDAWQNAAFEGISMDCLGLASVQATTSGIIDVNGEKIPALRGNRLSDGAPLTVYPGEVPARLPGQAFWDKQGFQFEAFRPQVMDVDKPLPHIRLDAALEFLIGDKLR